Part of the Thermomicrobiales bacterium genome, TCCGGAAGATCGCCGGTGGCCCATCGGAATCGATCTATCAGCCGGAGTGGTCGCCGGAGGGTGTGCTGCATTTCGTCTCTGACCGGACCGGCTGGTGGAATCTCTACCGGCTGGACGGCGATAGCCTCGTCGCGCTCGCGCCGATGGAAGCTGAGTTCGGCGGCCCGGCCTGGTCGCTGGACGCCGGGCAGTACGGCTTCATCTCCGGCGGTCGCATCGCCTGCATCTACGCGCAGAACGGCTTGCATCACCTCGGCATTATCGAGCCGGATGCGGACGGTGTCCGTGAGATCGAGACGCCGTTCACCGGGTTCGCCAGCATTGACGCGGACGGTGGCGATCGCATCGCTGTTATCGGCGGTGGGCCGCTGGCGGCGAGCTCGGTTGCGGTCATTGATCTGTCCGGCGGTGGAGCAACGGTGGATGCTATTCGCCGTGCCGCGTCGGTTGAGATTGGGTCGGCATACCTGTCCCCGGCGCAGCCAATCGAGTTCCCAACGACCGGCGGCAAGACCGCGCACGCTCTCTACTACCCGCCGCACAACGACGATGTCGAGGCACCGGCTGGGGAACTGCCGCCGCTGCTGGTCTTCAGCCATGGTGGCCCGACCGGCGCGACGAGCGGCGTGCTGAACCTGTCGATTCAGTACTGGACCAGCCGTGGCTTCGCGGTTGTGGATGTGAACTACGGCGGCAGCACCGGCTACGGGCGTGAGTATCGCGAGCGACTGAAGGACAACTGGGGCATTGTCGATGTCGACGACTGCGCCAATGCGGCGGGATATCTGGCCGATCAGGGGCTGGTGGATCGCGGGCGGATGGCGATCCGTGGTGGTAGTGCTGGTGGCTACACGACGCTGGCGGCGCTGACGTTCGTTGATGTGTTTGCGGCTGGAGCCAGCCACTTCGGCATCGCCGATCTCGAGACGATGACGAAGGACACGCACAAGTTCGAGTCGCGCTACCTTGATGGCCTGATCGGTCCGTATCCGGAGGCGATCGAGACGTACTACGCGCGCTCGCCGGTCCACCACACGGATCAGCTGGCGGCACCAATGATCATCTTCCAAGGGCTGGAGGACAAGGTTGTGCCGCCGTCGCAAGCCGAAGACATGGTGGCGGCGCTCGACCGCAAGGGGCTGCCGTACGCCTACCTGGCGTTCGAGGGTGAGCAGCACGGATTCCGGCGGGCCGAGAACATTCGCAGGACACTGGAGGCGGAGCTGGCGTTCTACGGCTACGTGTTCGGCTTCCAGCCGGCCGATGAGTTCGAGCCGATCACAATCGTGAATGCAGGATGATTGCGGGACGCGGCATGTAGGATTGCCGACAATTGCGCAGAGCGGAGCGCATCGATTCCAGACTTGCTTCGCTCTGCGCCGGTTCGCCCAACGACGGCAGGTGTGACGGTGAGGTGGGGTCATGAACCAGCAACACCTGGATTCGACAATCGAAGCAGGTATCGACGATCCATACGCGGCGCGCCCGTGGCTGCGGAACTACCCGAGTGGTGTGCCGGCGGACATTGAGTCGACCGATCAGACGGTGCCGGATCTGATTCGTCACGCGGCATCCCGCTACCCGGAGCGTGTTGCGTTCACCTACTACGGTCGACACCTGACCTTCCGGGAGATCGATCGACTGTCGTCGGCGTTTGCGAACCGGCTGATCGAGCGCGGTTTTCAGCCGGGCGATCGCGTTTTGGTGGTGCTGGCCAACATGCCGCAGTACCCAATCGTCCACCTCGGCACGATGAAGGCCGGCGGAGTGGTGGCGGCGCTCTCGCCGCTGCTGGTCGAGCGCGAGATCGCGCAGTTGGCGACCGACTCCGGCGCGAAGATCGTTGTCGCGCTCGACCGCGTCTGGGATCGGATTGCTCCGCTGATCGAGCAAGGCGTCATCGAGCGGGCCATCATGACCGGCCCGCAGGACTTCCTGCCGACGGTGAAGCGCCTGCTCTACCCATTGAAGTACCGCAAGGAGATGATCTCGGTGCCGTTCGATTCGGCGCGCGGCATCGAGAGCTTGCGGGCCATGCTGAAGGGCGCGTCCAATCGCGACCCGATGGTGCCGATCGAACCGAGCGCGATCGCCGCCTTCCAGTACACGGGTGGCACGACCGGTCTGCCGAAGGCTGCCGTGCTGACGCATCGCAACCTCGTTGCGAACGTCCTGCAGGTCCGCGCCTGGGTGCGGGATCTGAAGGAGGGCGAGGAGACGATCCTCTCGATTCTGCCGTTCTTCCATTCCTATGGTGTCACGCTCTGCCTGCACATCGCGGCCTACATCGGCGCGACGACGGTTCTCGTGCCACGCTTCGAGATCGCCGACGTGATGGAGCAGATCAAGCGCTACCAGCCGACCGGGTTGCCGGGCGTGCCGACACTCTACAGCGCCATCATCGGCGCGGTCGATCGCAATCCGGAGCGGCAGGAGTCGATGCGCTCGATCCAGTACTGCATCAGTGGCGGTGCGCCGCTGCCTCTCGCTATTCAGCAGCGCTTCGAGGAGCTGACCGGCGGACACCTGGTCGAGGGCTACGGGCTCTCCGAGGCATCTCCGGTGACGCACGCCAATCCGTTGGACGGCCGCTCGCGGATCGGCACGATCGGCATGCCGCTGCCCAGCACTGAGGCGCGCGTTGTCGATCTGGAGACCCGCGAGCCAGTGCCGATAGGCGAGCGCGGTGAGATCGCGGTGCGTGGTCCTCAGGTGATGCAGGGCTACTGGCACAGGCCGGAGGATACCGCCGCCGTGCTCTCCGAGGATGGCTGGCTCTATACCGGCGACGTCGGTGTCATGGATGAGGACGGCTACTTCCAGATCGTCGATCGGCAGAAGGACGTTATCATCACCGGCGGCGAGAACATCTATCCGCGGGAGATCGAGGAGGTGCTCTACACGCACCCCAAGATCGCTGACGCTGCCGTCGTCGGTGTTCCACACGCGGTCGGCGGGCAGGTCGTCAAGGCGTTCATCGCCGTCAAGCCGGGCGAGACGCTGGAGCGGCGGGAGGTCCTGCAGTTCTGCGGCGAGCGGTTGGCGAAGTACAAGGTGCCGCGCCAGATCGAGTTCCGCGAGGAGTTGCCGAAGAGCGCTTCGGGCAAGATCCTGCGCCGCGCGCTGGCGGAGGAAGAGGCCGCCAAGCCGCGCCGTCGCCGAGCCAGCGAGAAGGACGCCGCAGACAGCTAGTGCCAGCAGGCGTCGAAGACCCGCATCCAGTTCTCGCCCAGCAGCTTGAGAATCGCCTCGTCGTCGTAGCCGCTGCGCACCAGCGCGTCGGTCAGGGCCGGTAGCTCGCCGATGTGCTGGATGTCCTGCGGCGCATCGCGGAAGCCGAAGAAGTCGGTGCCCAGCGCGACGTGGTCGATGCCGGTCTGGGCGACGATTGCGTCGGCTTCACGCACCAGCTCGGCGGTGTCGGCCATACTCCAGAAGACGATGCCGATCAGCCCGCCTGACTTCGCAATCGCCTCGGCCTTGCTCATGCCGTAGGTTGCGTTCTGCTCGTCCCACGGGGCGCGATAGCCCGGCGATGGATGCAGCACGCTGGTGTGTGAGCAGACGACCGGCTGCGTGGCGCGCTCGATGACATCCCAGAAGCCGCGGTCGGAGAGGTGCGCGACATCGACGACGATGCCGAGCTCCTGGCATCGATCGACGGCGCGCTTGCCGAGGACAGTGAGGCCGCCGGTCGCGATGTCCTGTTGGGTGCCGTCGGCCAGCACGTTGCGGCGGCTGTGCGTCAGCGTCGTCATCCGCAGACCAAGCAGGGCGAACACATCGAGCAGGTCGATGCGGTGCCCGATGGGTTCGGCACCCTCCATCGTCAGAACGTAGGCAACTTTGCCGTCGGCCTTCGCCCGGCGGATATCGGCGGTCGTGGTTGCCAGCAGGCAGCGGTCGCTGTGCTCAGCGACCGCGCGATGCAGCGCTGCGACCATCTCAAGCGCCGATTCGAGCGCCGTATCGAGCATGTCATCCGGCAGGAAGAGCGCGACGCACTGCGCGGTGATGCCGCCCTGCTCCAGCAGCGGCAGCTCGTACTGGCCGGCCGGTGCGTTCAGCATGGCCTCTGGATCGAGTTGGTAGGGGACATTCTCCAGATTGCGCGTCACTCGGGCGGCTGATTGTCCGTGTGCGTCGCGATCGAACGGTTCGGTGAGTGTGGTGATCCCCTTTAGCACTGGCAGCAGGATGTCGCTGTGCCCGTCGATGACGATGGCGCGCTTGTGCAGCGCTGCCGCCTGCGGTGAGATCCCCATCACGTTGCTCCATTTCCGAACCGGTCGAAGATACCCGTCTGTGCGGCGCACACCATAGCACCCCCCGGGGCGTTGCGGGCATGGCCTATCGCCGCGATACTGCGCAGAGGCTAATGAGGCAGAGAGGAAACGCTATGACAGCAAAGAACATTCTTGTGACCGGCACGACCGGTCGGATCGGCCACGCGATCGTCGAGAAGCTGACCAGCCAGGGGGTGAATGTTATTGCGACCGACCACGATGGCGAGCGCCTGGAGTCCGCGCTTGGCGGCAGGGACGACGTCACGGCGATCGTCGCTGACCTGACGAGCGAGGACGACTTGAAGCGGTTGGCGTCCGAGGCGATTGCGGCGGCTGGGCAGATTGATGGGCTGGTGAACTGCGCCGGTATCTTCCCCAACCGGCAGGTCGTCAACATGTCGACCGACGAATGGGATCTGGTCTATGCCGTGAACCTGCGCGGCCCGTTCATCCTCAGCCGCGAGATCGCGCGGCACATGATCGAGCAGGAAGTCAAAGGATCGATCGTCAATATCTCGTCCGGCGCGGGCACGTCGGCGCGGACCGGTGGATCGCACTACTGCGGCTCGAAGGCGTCGCTGGAGATGCTGACCAAGGTGCTGGCAATCGAGCTTGGCCCCTACGGCATCCGCGTGAATGCGGTCGCGCCCGGCCTGATCCTCGACGAGGTGCTCGCGCAGCCGGTGCCGGAGGGAACGCACGAGTACGTCACCACGCTGCTGAACGGCATCCCGCTGCGGCGGACCGGCCGGCCGGAGGACATCGCCAACACCGTTGCGTTCCTGTGTGGTGACGAGACGGAGTGGGTCAGCGGGGCTGTCTGGGGCGTCAACGGCGGCTCGCAGGCCGGCCGCACGCACCTGCCGCCGAGCGAGTAGGGATATTCGAGTACGAGAGTCGCGGGCGGGGAGAATTTCCCCGCCCGCTTGGCATTTCGAAGATCGGTGTTCTATGCCTGCGCGGATCGCTCGTGGGCGATCTGGCCGTGCTGAATGACCATCTCGACCTGCTGCAGCGCCGCGATGTCGCTCGCCAGATCGCCGTCAACGACGACGACATCGGCGCGTTGGCCAGCCAGGATCGTCCCGAAGTCGTCATAACCGAGCGCAGCAGTGACGGCACCGGTTGCGGCGTGGATCGCATCGACCGGTCGCAGCCCGCAAGCCACCAACTCGTCGAGCTCCTTCCAGAACGTGTCGAACGCCGTGGCTCGCCAACCGGCATCGGAGCCGGCCAGCAGCGGCACGCCGAGCTCCTGGAGCTTGTGGACGATCTCGCGCTGCGTCTCCTGCCGCCGCTGCCACATCGAGCGCTCGTCACCCTCGTCGAGCAGATCGACCAGATCGCGGTTGACCTGCAGCGTTGGCGTGACCGGAATGCCGGACGCCGCGAGCTTCTCTGCGACGCGCTCGTCGATCTGCGGGATCAGGTTCGATCCGTAGAACGAAGCGTGCTCGATCAGGTCGACACCAGCGTTGATCGCGTTCTCGATCGATGCGGTTGCGATGCAGTGGGCGCAGACGAGCTTGCCCAGCCCGTGGGCGGTTTCGACAATGGCGCGAAGTTCCGATTCGGTGAAGCTGGGGTATTGCGAGAATGTGCCGGGTGTCCCGCCGCCGGCCGCCATCACCTTCACGTAGTCCGCGCCGCGCGAGATGACCTCGCGAACGGCGCGAGCCAGGTTGATTTCGCCATCCACCTCGCCGCCGAACTGTCGCGTGTGCCCGCCGGTGATGGTGAGCGTCCAGCCGCAAGCGATGATGCCTGCGCCGTCGATCAGGTTGGCCGCACGAGCGTTGCGTACATCGAGGATGACCTCTCTGCGGCCGCCGCAGTCGCGCACGGTCGTGACGCCTGCGCGCAACGATGTCTGGATATTGTGCGTCGCCATCAGGGCCAGGCTGGCGTCGGACTGCAGATCGATCCACGGCACAAACGGCGTGTTGTCGCCCGGCAGGACGAGGTGGACGTGGTTATTGATCAGGCCGGGGATGACCGTCTTGCCGGGGAGGTCGATCGCAGCGGTGCGGTCGGCGGCACTGAGGTCGCCGACCGGTGCGACTTGCGTGATGCGATCGCCCTCGATCGTGATTGCCTGCCCGGCCAGCGGCGCTGAGCCTGTGCCGTCGATGACGGTCGCGGGCGTCAGAATGATCTTGCTCACTTCAACCTCTTCACTCGTACTGATTCCTCTCAAAGCTCAGGAAGCGGGCACCTCAGGCGCGGATTTGCTGTCGCGGGTCGAGCGTGTCACGCAGACCGTCGCCGAGCAGATTCATGGCCAGGACGGTCACCATGATGGCAATGCCGGGGAAGGTCGCGATCCACCACTGTTCGCGCAGGTAGTTGCGTCCCTCGGACAGCATGCGACCCCACTCTGGTGTCGGAGGCTGGCTGCCCAGGCCAAGGAAGCTCAGCGACGCTGCCCAGAGAATGGCCGACGCGGTGCCGAGTGTGGCCAGCACGATCACCGGCGCGACGACGTTGGGCAGCACGTGGCGGCGCATGATGACACCGTCGGTCGCACCAACGACGCGGGCTGCATCGACGTAGACGTTCTCGCGCGCAGACAGCACCGAGCTGCGCACGATGCGGGCATAGGCCGGCACCGACGAGATGCCGACGGCGATCATCAGGTTCGGCAGGCTCGGGCCGAGGATGCTGACGAGCGCCAGGGCCAGCAGGATGCCCGGGAACGCTAGCATGATGTCAACGAAGCGCATGATGATTGTGTCGGTCCAGCGGCCATAGTAGCCGGCGATCAGGCCCATCAGGGTGCCGATGACGACCGCGATCGTGACCGAGATGAAGCCGACCATGAGCGATAGCCGAGTGCCATAGACAACCCGGCTGAAGACGTCACGACCGTACTGGTCGGTACCGAACAGATGCGTCCCGGACGGCGCCAGCAATGCGTCCTTCGGCGCAACGGCGTTCGGCTCATACGGGCTGATGATCGGCGCAGCCACAGCCATGATCACCAGGATCAGGAGCGCGACGAAACCGGCGACGGCGACCTTGCTGCGCCGCAACCGGGCGAACAGGTTGGGGCGCTTGGCGCGGGTCACCTGCATGCCCGCGTTGCGGTCGCTGGTGCTGTACTCACCTCTTCCATGGATCGTTACCCCAATCGAAATGCGTGGGTCGAGCACCGCGTACAGCACGTCGACGAGAAGATTGATCAGGACATAGGCGAGCGCAATGAACAGGACGATGCCCTGGACGAGCGGGAAGTCCTTCTCCAGGATTGCCGCAACGATGAGGCGACCGATGCCGGGCCGCCCGAAGACGGTCTCGATCACCACGGTTCCGGCGAGGAGCTGCCCGAACTGAAGCCCGAGGATGGTGATCGTCGGGATCATGGCGTTGCGTAGCGCGTGGCGGATGATGACGACCGAGTTGCGCAGGCCCTTTGCCCGTGCCGTGATGATGTACTCCTGGCGGAGTACCTCCAGCATCGTCGAGCGGGTGAGCCGCGCGATGATCGCGGACGCGCCGAGGCCGAGCGTCACCGCCGGTAACACAAGGTGTTTGAAGTCTCCCCCGCCGGTCGCGGGGAACCAGTTGAATTTGAGCGAGAAGCCGAATATCAGCAGCAAGCCGAGCCAGAAGCTGGGCATCGAGACGCCAAGCATCGCCATGATCATCGCGGCGAGGTCGGCCCAGGTGTTCTGCTTGACTGCTGCGACGATGCCGAGCGTCATGCCGATGACGACGGCGATGGCAAGTCCCGCCAACGTCAGCACGATCGTCGACGGAAGGTTGTCGCGGATCTCGTCCATCACTGGTCGCTTACTGCGGATTGAGTACCCCAGGTCGCCCTGCGCGGCATTGGTCACGAAGCGCAGGTACTGCTCCGGCAGTGGCTTGTCGAGGTAGAGCTGCGCCTTCAGCTTCTCGACCTGCTCGGGTGTCGTTTGAAACTCACCGAGCATCATCTGGATCGGGTCGCCGGGGACAAGATGCAGCATGGCAAAGACAGCGATCGACACGCCGAGTACGACCGGAATCGTCGACAGTAGCCGCTGTATCAGAAATCTCCCCATAGCCCTGCCCCCCAGGGAGCGGCGTCAGTGCCGCTCCCCCTTGTGCCCGAGTACGTCGGGCGGTGATTGTGTCTAAGACTGGATCGAAACCAGGCCGAACTGCGGATACGTATAGCCGTTGAACATCAGCCCCTGGACTTCCTTCTTGCCTGCCCAGACGGCGTATTCATCGACCAACGGTGCCGCGACGGCCATGTCCGCCAGCTTCTGGCAGATCTCCAGGTAGAGCGCGCGCCGCGCTGCCTGGTCGGTCTCGGTGCGGCCCTGCTCCAGCATCGAGTCGATCTCCGGATCGTCGAGGCAGGCGAAGTTGAAGTTCTTGCCGATCAGTGATGAATGGAACATCGCGTAGAGACCATCGTAGTCACCCGACCGCAAGAACATGACCGGCCCGTTGGTGGCGCAGTTGTAGTTGTCCTCGTACCACGGTGCGCGAGCCTGCGCCTTGATCTGGCAATCAAATCCGACGTCGTTCAAGTTGGCCTGAATCAGCTGCGCCTCGGGCGGCGATCCCGAGCCTGCATCGATGACATTCAACAGGAATGAGAGCTTCTTGCCGTCCTTCTCACGTGTGCCATCGCCGGTCCAACCGGCCTCTTCCAGGAGCTGCTTCGCCTGCTCCGGGTCGTATGGTTGCGATAGAGATTCGTCGTCGATCATCGCGCGCGTCAGCATGCCGATCGAGACTTCGCCGATGCCGGCGAACACGGTGTCGACCAGTGCCTGCCGGTCGATGGCGAGGCTGACCGCGCGACGAACGTTGACGTCATCGGTCGGCTCCATGCTCGTGTTCAGGATCAGGATGCGCGGAATGCCACCCCAGAGCATCTTCTGCACGCTGAGATCGCCGTTGCCCTCAAGCCGGGCGAGATCCTGCGCTGGTACGCCGGTGATCAACTGAGTCTCTCCGGTCTCGACGGTCGTGACCCGTGTGCTGCTCTCCGGGATGAACTTGAATACGATCCGGTCGAGCAGCGCAGGACCTGCCGCTTCGGCCCACGGTGCCTGGCGGTTGTACTCGTCCCAGCGGACAAGCGCGACGTTGTCCTTGGCGGTGTAGCTCTCGACCTTGAACTGGCCGGTTGTGACGATCTGCGTCGCGAAGTCGTCACCGAGCTCTTCGACCGCCTTCAGCGAGACAATGCCGAGTGGTGCGCCGGCCGTATAGGTCAGGAACGGCGCGTACGGTGCCTCGAAGTTGACGACGGCGGTGAACTCATCGGGCGTGTCGGTGCCGGTGTAGCCAGCCAGCGACGCGAGAGCGCTGCCGGCCTGGAAGTTGGGATCGACGATGCGATCGAAGTTGCCCTTGATGCTCTCCGCGTTGAACGGTGAGCCGTCCTGGAAGGTCACATCCTCGCGCAGCTTGAATGTGTAGCTGGTTCCGTCTGTCGATGCTTCCCACGACTCAGCCAGCCACGGCTTCAGCTCGCGCTCCTCGGTGAGGAACGTGAGTGATTCTGACACCGAGCTGGTGATCATGAACGAGACGGCGCTGGGTGATGTGTGCGGGTCGAGCGTCGGTGGCTCGGAATCCAGCCCAACGATCAGCTCGCCGCCCGCTGTCGGCTCTTCGCCGCCGGTCTCAGCGGTCGCGTCGCCAGTGCCGGTCGTCGCCTCGCCGCCGGAGCTGCTGCCACCATCCGCCGAATCATCGTCGTCGCCCCCGCACGCTGCCAGCAGCCCGCCCATCACGGGTAGCGCAGCAGCCACGCCGGCCAGACGCACGAACGCACGTCGGGATATTCCCAAAGAAGTCAGTCGCTCTAAATCAGCCATGTTGGACCTCGCCCCCTCGTATTGAACGTCGTTGCGCGTGGATTAGTTTCAGCCTCCTCGCACCGTCCTTCCGCTGTGGATTCACGCCAGGCGTCCTTACGCATCCTCGCGGATGCCGATACCCATCAGGAGTCCGTTGGCTCCGACTGCCGGGCTGGTGGTCAGGAACAGGACCCGACCGTCAACCGGTGAGACAATCGATTCGAGAGCGTCGCCATACAGCGAGTCGACCGTGCCGACCTGCTGACCTTCTGCGACCTCGTCGTCGACTTCAACAGTGGTATGGAAGAAGCCAGGTTGTGCTGAGTACAGCCACTCGAAGTTGGTGAGGATCGTTACGTCATTGGCTGGAGCAACGTCGCGCTGCAGCATCCCTTCGTGGCTCAGCACGCGATAAAGCCCCTCGGTGAGCAGCCGGACAGGCTCCTCTTCGAGCAGTCCAACGCCGCCGGCCTCGGCAATAATCCCGGGCACACCGCGCTCGGCGGCCGCGACGAAGCTCATCGAGCCTTTCGCTGGCTGGACCGGCTTGTCGATGACGAGCAGGTAGGGCAGCCCGAAGACCTCGGCAATCTCACGCGCCTTCGTGTCGGCAGTGTCCGGGCTCTTGCGGCAGATTGAGAACGGGACCAGCGCCTCAACCATGTCGCCCCCATGCAGATCGATATAGAGATCGGCATGGGCGATGAACTCTTCGGTGAGCGCATGGACGAGCTGTTCGGTGTACGTGCCGTCTGGCTCACCGGGGAACATGCGGTTCGGGTTGAGCCCGTCGACCGGGCAGATGAATGGCGTCCGGTTCCAGAAGGCGGGCAGGTTCACGACCGGCATGATGACAACGGTGCCGGTCAGCTCGCTCGGATCGAGCGCGTTGGCGAGCCGAACTGCCGTTTCGATACCCGGGTACTCGCCGCCGTGGACGCCGGCGCTGACAAAGATCACTGGCCCCGGTGTCGCACCAGTAACTGAGATCACTGGCCAGCGTTCGTTCTCAAGGGCTGCGCCTGGCAGCTGCACGTCGTGACGCTGCGTCGTGCCGGGCTGTAGCTCGCCCAGAATTGGGAACCGTGTCGCGGTCATTGTGTCCGACATAAATTGATGAATTACCCCTTCGCTTCTTCCTGCTTCTCGCTGAATAGGCGAGCGAGCGATTGATAGTGGTCGTCGATGATCTCGATTGCGCGATCGCGCGATCCAGCGGGGTCGCTGAGCGCGTCAACGATCACGACGTGGCGGTTGGCCACGTTGTCAGGGTCGAGCTCGATGTAACGGATGGACAGCGTGAGGATGATGCCGATGAGCGAATTGATACTGGCCCAGACGCTGCCGACCAGCTTGTGTTCACTCATGTCCACGATGCTCTTGTGGAACATGTGGTCCAGCTCGATGAACTCGTTGACGTTGGCCGGCAGCGACAGTTGGCGCATGCGATCGGTCAGATCCAGCAGGTGTCGACGATTCTCAGGCTGGATCGGGACAGCCAGACCCCGAAAGCACTCGGATTCGAGCATCGCGTGGAGTCGGCAGGCTTCGACCGCCTTGGCTGGCGTAAGGCTGGCGACGACGCTGCCACGATGAGCGCGCGTCTCGATCAGGTATTCGGCCTTGAGGCAACGCAGCGCCTCGCGGACGGTGCTGCGGCTGACACCGAGCTCTTCGGTCAGTGCGACCTCGCCGAGGTGCTGTCCCGGTGGTCGTTCGCCCAGCATGATCTGACGCCGCAGGTGGCGAACAAGCTGATTGGTTAATGTCCGTCGATCGTCGGGAATAGCCTGCCTGGTACCTGTCACCGCACTGCCTCAAGTTCGCTCTGTCCGATTGTCTGACAATATGAAATCATAGCGAGATCGGCACGGTTGTCAAACGCGTGCCGATGGATCGCGGGCTACTGGTAAATGACGACCAGCGCTGGTGGGTCGAGGGCGACGATCTGTTCGGGGGTCAGGAGTGGATCGTCCTGGCGGTAGAAAAGCTTGATGCCGCCGTACTCAATCAGCTCCTGCGTCACGAAGTGATCGTAGTTGCCAAGCTTGGCGTCCGGGCCGCCGAATCCGTCCATGTCGAGCACGATGTCGACACCCGGCAGCGGCGTGATCGCATCCTTGTTGAAGATCATCTCCGACTCAAACTGATGCAGGATCAGGATCTTGGACGGGATCTGCTTCTCGGCGACGATCTGCGACAGCATCTCGACGGCCTTCTGGATGTCGTTGCCGTCTGCTTCGCCGATGAACTCACCCGGTATCCGGTCGTTCGGGACCGTCTCGTTGGCCTTGGTCGAGAACTCCGGGTCGAGCGCGACGTGGACGTTCGGCAATTCCAGCCAGTGGCGGATGACCTCGATCTGGTGTGGGATCGAGTCCCAGCCGATTTGCAGGTCGAGGATGACGATCATGTCATGCGCGGTCGCGTAGTCAACGTAGTCCTGGATCAGCTCGTCGCCGGAGTAGGCGACGTAGGTGCCGTCGTCGCCGGGCCACGGCTGGGCGACTGTCGCGATCATCTCGAACGCCAGCACGGTTGGATGCGACGGATCAGCCGCTTCGTAGGCAGCGGCCTGCTCGGCCAGCTTGGCGTGCAGATCGGGAATCGAATACTCGCCGAGGATGCCCATCTGCTCGGAATTGGGATGTCCGTAGAACGAGATGATCCGATGATTTGGGAGCAGCCCTTCCGTGTCGTCACCGGCAGATACCGCCGTGGTGGCGGTCGGCTCGATGACCGTCGCGGTTGGTTCGGTCGTTTCGGTTGGGTCCGCTGCAGGTTCTGTTGTCGCGGTCGGTTCTTCCCCGCTGGCGTCCGTTGTGGGGGTTGGTGGCGCGGTCGTGTCGCCGGTTGCGCCCGGTGCGGTCGGCTCACTCGTGACCGTCGTGGCGGTGCTGGCGGCGTCGGTCCCATCTGTCGATTCGGCAGAGTCGGGTCCGCTACAGGCAGCCAGAGCCGTAACCAGCATCAGGAGGAGAATGATTCGGGGTAGCGTCAGGAGTGTACGTCTAGTCATGGTCGGCAATGCTACATGATCGTGACCAGTGCCATCGCCTGCTAGACTGTGGCGGATTCTCCAGGTGCCGCGCTTCAACCGAAAGTGACCGCCAGATGCCCGATCGTGAGCAGACTCGCGTCGTTCATGCCGGAGCCGCCGCTGATGCTGCCGGCTCGATAACCCGACCTGTCAGTCCGCCGCTCGTTCAGACGACGGCCTGGGTCTATCCCGATGTCGCCACGATCGACGCCGTCTATGAGAACGGCGCTCCGGCGTATATCTATGGCCGCTACGGCACGCCCAATCACCGTGAGCTGGAGCAGGCACTCGCCGATCTGGAGGGTGCTGAGGCGGGGGTTGCGACGACGAATGGGTCCAGCGCGATCTTCGCGGTGCTACTAGCGTTGACCCGGGCAGGCAGCCGGGTCGTCGCGGCCCATCGCGTCTACGGCGGCACACGCGGCATCCTCAACGGCGAGATGGCGCGGTTC contains:
- a CDS encoding S9 family peptidase, producing MTDRVTAPYGAWTSPITADLIASGSIRLSEVTLHGDEVYWLESRPTEGGRYVVVRRDAQGQIADMTPAETNARTRVHEYGGASYAIADGVVLFTNFVDQQLYRQDRGDDPIAISPDPEVPSGLRYADMRVSPDRRRIVCVRERHAEEGEAVNEIVSLAADGSGEPIVLASGRDFYAFPRLSPDGRQLAWVEWDHPNMPWDDTELMVAELAEDGSVANVRKIAGGPSESIYQPEWSPEGVLHFVSDRTGWWNLYRLDGDSLVALAPMEAEFGGPAWSLDAGQYGFISGGRIACIYAQNGLHHLGIIEPDADGVREIETPFTGFASIDADGGDRIAVIGGGPLAASSVAVIDLSGGGATVDAIRRAASVEIGSAYLSPAQPIEFPTTGGKTAHALYYPPHNDDVEAPAGELPPLLVFSHGGPTGATSGVLNLSIQYWTSRGFAVVDVNYGGSTGYGREYRERLKDNWGIVDVDDCANAAGYLADQGLVDRGRMAIRGGSAGGYTTLAALTFVDVFAAGASHFGIADLETMTKDTHKFESRYLDGLIGPYPEAIETYYARSPVHHTDQLAAPMIIFQGLEDKVVPPSQAEDMVAALDRKGLPYAYLAFEGEQHGFRRAENIRRTLEAELAFYGYVFGFQPADEFEPITIVNAG
- a CDS encoding SDR family oxidoreductase yields the protein MTAKNILVTGTTGRIGHAIVEKLTSQGVNVIATDHDGERLESALGGRDDVTAIVADLTSEDDLKRLASEAIAAAGQIDGLVNCAGIFPNRQVVNMSTDEWDLVYAVNLRGPFILSREIARHMIEQEVKGSIVNISSGAGTSARTGGSHYCGSKASLEMLTKVLAIELGPYGIRVNAVAPGLILDEVLAQPVPEGTHEYVTTLLNGIPLRRTGRPEDIANTVAFLCGDETEWVSGAVWGVNGGSQAGRTHLPPSE
- a CDS encoding dipeptidase is translated as MGISPQAAALHKRAIVIDGHSDILLPVLKGITTLTEPFDRDAHGQSAARVTRNLENVPYQLDPEAMLNAPAGQYELPLLEQGGITAQCVALFLPDDMLDTALESALEMVAALHRAVAEHSDRCLLATTTADIRRAKADGKVAYVLTMEGAEPIGHRIDLLDVFALLGLRMTTLTHSRRNVLADGTQQDIATGGLTVLGKRAVDRCQELGIVVDVAHLSDRGFWDVIERATQPVVCSHTSVLHPSPGYRAPWDEQNATYGMSKAEAIAKSGGLIGIVFWSMADTAELVREADAIVAQTGIDHVALGTDFFGFRDAPQDIQHIGELPALTDALVRSGYDDEAILKLLGENWMRVFDACWH
- a CDS encoding amidohydrolase family protein produces the protein MSKIILTPATVIDGTGSAPLAGQAITIEGDRITQVAPVGDLSAADRTAAIDLPGKTVIPGLINNHVHLVLPGDNTPFVPWIDLQSDASLALMATHNIQTSLRAGVTTVRDCGGRREVILDVRNARAANLIDGAGIIACGWTLTITGGHTRQFGGEVDGEINLARAVREVISRGADYVKVMAAGGGTPGTFSQYPSFTESELRAIVETAHGLGKLVCAHCIATASIENAINAGVDLIEHASFYGSNLIPQIDERVAEKLAASGIPVTPTLQVNRDLVDLLDEGDERSMWQRRQETQREIVHKLQELGVPLLAGSDAGWRATAFDTFWKELDELVACGLRPVDAIHAATGAVTAALGYDDFGTILAGQRADVVVVDGDLASDIAALQQVEMVIQHGQIAHERSAQA
- a CDS encoding long-chain fatty acid--CoA ligase, with the translated sequence MNQQHLDSTIEAGIDDPYAARPWLRNYPSGVPADIESTDQTVPDLIRHAASRYPERVAFTYYGRHLTFREIDRLSSAFANRLIERGFQPGDRVLVVLANMPQYPIVHLGTMKAGGVVAALSPLLVEREIAQLATDSGAKIVVALDRVWDRIAPLIEQGVIERAIMTGPQDFLPTVKRLLYPLKYRKEMISVPFDSARGIESLRAMLKGASNRDPMVPIEPSAIAAFQYTGGTTGLPKAAVLTHRNLVANVLQVRAWVRDLKEGEETILSILPFFHSYGVTLCLHIAAYIGATTVLVPRFEIADVMEQIKRYQPTGLPGVPTLYSAIIGAVDRNPERQESMRSIQYCISGGAPLPLAIQQRFEELTGGHLVEGYGLSEASPVTHANPLDGRSRIGTIGMPLPSTEARVVDLETREPVPIGERGEIAVRGPQVMQGYWHRPEDTAAVLSEDGWLYTGDVGVMDEDGYFQIVDRQKDVIITGGENIYPREIEEVLYTHPKIADAAVVGVPHAVGGQVVKAFIAVKPGETLERREVLQFCGERLAKYKVPRQIEFREELPKSASGKILRRALAEEEAAKPRRRRASEKDAADS